The DNA sequence ATAAAAGTTGCTCCGTGAATTCATCGCGATACTTTAATCCCTAAAGTAGGACACAAGCATGTCGTTCGCGATTTCGGAATTCGCAATAAGTAAGATGATCGAAATCGCTTTGACAGGAAATCTGCCCAAGGAAGTCTTCGAGGAATTTGTTCTGTTGACGGAACAGCGGATCAAGCAATTCGGCAAAAGGTTCGCGTGCTGGTCACCATACCTGAATTCCATGGCTGGGACCGTCCCGTACAAAACAAGTTTCATAACGACTCGTATATGAGTTAATTCCTGAGGTTGTAAAACCGAAGAAACTTACACCCTCTACGTGAAATCTGGATTCTGCCTGGGTCATGAAACAGGAAAAAGCATTCGTAACCACATTGTCGGCCGGGATAAGAATCCGAACTGCCTGATCCATGGTCGAGACACAAAGTTCACCACCGAGTTCAAGCAGTTCCTGAACAACAAAGGCATCCAGCGTAAGAAGCTCCGATCCTACCTACCGATCTGAATGCCCGGGTCGATAGATTTGTACAAACGATTAAATACGAAGTCTTGAACCATTTCATCGCTTTCGGTCAACGGCATTTCGATTATCTCGTTTCTGAATTCGTTGATTATTACAACAAACATCGAGCGCAAAGTTCACGAGAACATCTACCGCCCTGCTGTGCCGAGCCGCCATCGGAATTCGAGACAATCAGGCTCGCTAAAATCCACTGCAAGGAACATCTCAGAGGGCTGATCGAGTCGTACGAGCAGATCGCGGCATACATCAATTCGAGTACAAGTCATTTCTTCACGCTCAGCGTACGTACGTTCGCTCCGAAAAAGTCACAACCAACAGTCCTTCACGGTCTTCGTGCCCTGACCCACGTCAGTCCTTTTACAAGTTTTTGTCTTCAAAGATCAATTAACTATGGGACTTAACGGGTGGCAGTCTTTTTGTACCCGACGCTCCTGTGCACAATGTGTGTACTGGAGATTTTTTGAGACGCGCAAAAAACAACGCTAAGCTATTGAATTCAACTGCTTAGCGCGTTTGGTCAGTTTAAAAGCGGAGAGAGGGGGACTCTCCGCCTGGGTGGTTTCAAAGCTGATTTCAACGCGACGAAAATAAACCCAATGGTGCGTAACTAATTGAAAATAAAACAGTTGCTTACTTCGATATTTTTCGGTTCGGCAACCACACGCTTGATCCGGCTGTCTGGCGTTTGCACCAGTTGTGCACCAGCGGTGCACCAACCGAATTTAAACATTCTGACCACCTTCAGGTAATGTATCTTGTACTGGATTCGATCGACTTTGACAAGCACTTATTTTTGATGTTACAAGTTGTTCGGTGCGAGTCTTAATCGCATCCAGCAGGGGACTGATCTTATTGTAATACTTAACGATTTCCTGCTTAGGGTTCAGGGGGGAATACACATTGATTATATCATTCACGGTGTGTTCTGTTAGGTATCGTAATTCTAATAAGGGGATTCCAGCCTCTTTCATCTCCTGTGTAATTGAGCCGCGTAGGTCATAAGGTTTACCTGGCTCATCTTTCCCAATCACCTGACGCAATTGTTTTCCCACATAGGCACTGGTAACACCACCTGCTTTGTTTAAGAAATCACGAAATGCAGCTTTCCGATCCTGGCTATTTCGAACTTTGCCTTTTGGTAACTTAGCCAATTCATCTTGATACTGTTGTTCTAAATCTGGAGTTGAATTAAACGTATATTTTCTTGATGTTTTACCCTGACATGTTTTCCGATTTAAGAAAAGCGGTCCTTCAACACGCTCTCCCACCAACGTCTGTAACAAAGGCATCAGTTCATCAGGTAATGGAAATTGAACATCAACTTTTCCTTTGTTGAAATCTGATCCACCCAATCGTGTCCCAAAATGTACCTGCTGCTTTTCGAAGTCCACATCACTGACGAGGAGTCCTGCGACATCTTCTAAACGGATTGGTAAAACTAAAAGTATGCTCAGCGACATGAATTGCCAGTCATCCATGGCCTTTAAGAGCTTAATCCTTCGCTCAAGTGGAAAAACACAATCACGAAGAGGGTCCTTACTGAATGATTTTTCGAAAAGCTCATGGGTAATAGGATTGACGAAATCGGGTGGCAAATTGCGTACATCTGCTCTACAGGCCCAGTTAAGGGCCATCCTTAAGGTATCCCCACAGTGTTTGATATGCCGTGAGGACATCAATTTAGTGGGAGCGTTTGCACTACCATTTCTCGTTATTTTACGGTTGAACAAATATTCAAGTGATTCAAGAGCAAAGTCCCTATCGAGTGACAGTGCAGTGGGCCATCTTTTAAGTGATCGAGCTAATTCCGAAAAATCCAGATAAGGCGAAAGCCGATTATAATAGGTTCTGGCAGTCTGTTCTCCACAGACTTTACGTTTTTCGATCAAGAATCTATCACAAAGTTCGCGCAGAGTCAGATTTGGAATTCTTCTGGTTTTTAATATCTGCTTACGGGCGTCACTCGGGGGCACAAATGTGCCAGAGTCTAGCCTATGCAACAGTTCTCTCAGCTTAGATTTGGCTTCCTGTGGATCTGTTCCTAGTGTTTCTCCAAACGGTCTTCTTTCAAAACGGCCACGCGCCAGATATTTCCCATCTCTTTCGTAGATGTGGACGTTGACACCAACTCTTGTTTCATGTGTATGATCTCCCATCAGTTTTGAGCGAACCATCTTGCGAGATTTAGACGGTGACTTTCGGGCGGTCTCTAAAGAATCATTAGGAGTGGGATCCTGACATTCTTTTTCCCGATAAGGCTGGTTAGAATTATTCTGCACATCTGTGGACATCAGAAATCACCGGATAGCTGGAAGAAAATATTAGATCCGGCAGAACTATTCCAAGATGGTCGGAGGATATCGAGGTAAACGTTTTAGAATTCGTTTACCTCAATTTGGGAGTCATTGATTTGATTATGTTTATTTATACATTCGTGTATATTGAAGCGTACTGTTGAAGGAGGCTCAGTGTGTCCCAGAACTCGAAGATTCAAGAGGAGAACTATACTGCATGGGAAGAGTTGAAGAAGCGTTATCCCGATCGATTGTGTCTGGATGAAGAAGTGATTTATGCCTTGCCAGTTGATTTTATAAGTGCCCTGAATAAACATCTTCCCGGTCTGTGGACTAAAAAAGATCTTCATTTTGAGTATGACCTAAATGAGATCGCAGGGATGGGGCTCTTTTTAAAACAGCCTTTTTGGTACCCCCTGCTAAAAGAATATTTTCCCCCTACTAACGATGGCACCCGCCGTTTCCTGGCTGAACATACTAGAATCAGTAATAACCTTCGTTTAACGATTGAAGAGTACTTGAGACGCCATGATTGCTCTGATTTCATGATCAAAAAATATTTTAAGGAGGAAGAGAAGTATAAGTTACAGGCTCAGCAACGCCAAATTGGATATGCTGGCTGGTTGGTGACAGATCCCGGGTTTCAGCTTTCCAAGGCAGGGTTTGTAGGGGAGTGGTGGGAGCAGATTGAACAACAGGGTGAGTTCCCTAGTGTCCCTCCTATGAAGATGCTAAGAGACTCAACTCCGCTTCCCCAAAGCCAGAGACCTTATTATGCAGGTTACACTCAGTTTTATTACGAATGGAGCCTGGAAAGGCTGGCAACACTACATCTGCCAGTACCAATGCATTCGAATCCCGTCGGGGCTTCCCAATATAGCGAGGAAGTTAGTGAAGCGGCAGGACTGTCGCTGTTTGTACCCTGGTACCTACTTGCCGATCAGGATCTGAAACTGCAGGACATCGCAAATCATCATCTGATGTACGGACATAAAAAACACCTTGAGGGTTGGATCAGCAAAAAAAATCGCGAAGAAGATAAGTGGGGATATAACAGGTATTCGATCATGCTGAAAATGTTTGTTTTCCTAAAATGTGGTTTGTATCCCAGATACAATAAGCGTCTGATTCGCAAGATGAGGAAGATCGACGAAGCGTTTACAGAATTCATGGAGGGGGCAGAACTCGATCCATTAGAGCTGGAAAAAAAATTTCAGAGTACTCGAAAAACCAGACAAGAATTACAACGCCGATTGAAAAAATGTCAGGAAGCAGTTGAAACTTGAAGTCAAAATACAGAATCTTAGTATAAAGATTCTGAGAATTCATTGTCTCATTCAATCGGATTGGATGAACAATAGATAAGCGTTTTCCATCCTATTTATTATGACACGTTTTTGGCCAAAATTTAGGTCAAAAGTGCTACTGATAAGGATAAGGCGATCAAGACAGAGACGATGGGGAAAAGATGACTGCCACCAGGTGAGAAATAGCAAAAATATGCCTCACTCAGCTAAATATTACCAGATTTCTGTACCGGAACCTGGATGTGCCTCTAAATACTCAGTTTAGCAAGGCGTTTTTGAGGTTATTTGAAGCAGTGTGATCACTCGTCTCCAGCTGAATCCGGACAGCCGCACTGAAAGTCTATCAATTGAATCATATCCGCTTCGATGTCAGGAACCGGTTCGGCCAACGTGTTTCTTTCAAGTTGAATGTCACGATGTAAGCGGGCCATCAACGCAATTACAGGGGACGTAGAATGGCGACGATGCTTGAGGCGCCGTCGGGACCGGTTGCTTCTTCAGATGTGAACACGGGCAATGCATGAATACGAAAACGTCCGTGAAGTGTCCCAAGATCGAGGTGACAATGTCCGTCCTGAATAGTTTGACTAACTGATGCAGCATGGATTGGACCTACGCTCGGAACCGACTTGTTTTTGGGGATGTGACTGGTGCCGACGCGTTCGAATGCATCGTTCAAGATGGCATAGTCGACTCGCAACATTGGTGACGGCATCCGCAATGCTTCCCCGAACAACGGTTTTTGACGCCGGTTGCGGTTGACGAGCCGTTGTTCGGTGGGTTTCAGTTTCCAGCTGAAAAACACAGCCGCCATCGGTTCGGGATGCAGTTCGACCAAACGTCGAACCGTGGCATCGCGGGAGGCGATATAATAGTTTGCAAGCTCTGCGATGTTTGCTGCTGAGAGTTCGAAGCTGTCGATTCGATCACGAAACCAGGGATCGGGAAACATCAGCTCCGAAGCAGCAACATCACACAGCGTTTCGAGCAGGTCTTCTGGGGCTGCCCAGTTGCGTTCGGTCCCCTTTCGACACCGGACGGCCAGTTGGTATTCCGGAAATAGAGTGTGTCCAATTTCGTGGCCGATGCTGAACCGTTGGCGTGATTCCGGCCGCGATTTGCTTACTCGTAATACAACTCGCCCATCAGCTTCCGGAGCAATCTCGGAATCCGGGCTGAATCGCGGATCGTCATCCGACCAGTGTAGTCCGCGTACACTGGCAATGGCCTTGAGGTTGAACGGGGGTTGTTCGCCGAAGAGCGAAACGTAGTCCGTGATGACACGGCGTGCCTTCACCCTGACTGCCTCAAAGGGATCCTCCTCTCCGGTTTCATCGATAATGGCCTGAACGTGTTTATGGTAATTCTGGCGGCCCGGCGACATCGTCTTACCCCTTCGTGATTCTTTTGAGTGTCCTATACAGGTCATCCCAATCATCGCGGGATTTCGGTTGTCCACCACGAAACCGCATCGCTGCGAGATCACGAATCTCTTCTTCGGACAGCTTTCGGTCGGTTTTTTCCATCCATTCACAGAATTCACGTAACGACTTACTGATTTCGATATTCCTGTCGTCGGCCTGGACAGTCGGAAGCCCCAGAAGCTCGGCGATAGTAGTTTTCAGAGCGTTCGCGATGCGAAGCAGGACATCTGCTGACGGTTTCTTTTCACCCTTCTGGTCGTTTTCGAGTTCCCAGATGTAAGTCTTTGATACCTCGGCCTGACTGGCTAATTGCTCCAGAGTGAGGCCGGCTTGTTTACGGGCCATCTGGATTCGATGAGCCAGTGACATCACCGACTCTTCGGAACGTAAATCGTTTTGTTGCGAACTTTTTTCCATTCCAAGAGTCTATCAAACATCATTCGTCTTGGCAAGATTCTTGTTCGCTGGGGTTGAATAAGTTGGTGCATTTGGTATATTCGTTATAGTTGAATATATATTCGTTGCGACGATTCGATTACGAATCTTCGCACAGTCACTCTCATTACTTCGAAAGGCGCGATCATGACGAAGAAGGACTATCACGTTGTTCCACAAGGAGAAGGCTGGGCACTGAAGCGGGAAAATGCTCAAAGAGCATCATCGTTACACTCGACTCAGGCCGACGCCATCACAGCGGGTAAAGAACTTGCAAAGAAACAACAAACCGAACTGGTCATCCACCGGCCGAATGGCCAGATCAGGGATTCAGACAGCTATGGCAACGATCCAGTACCGCCGAAAGACAAAAAACACTGAAACGTCAGTCGTCGCCTTTGCATCTTCTTAGTAGAGAAAATCCTATGTCAGTCACTTACATTCCCGATCCGACTAAGCTGTGCCTATGGGGAAAAGCCGCTGGCCGCTGCCAGTACGACGGCTGTAATCTTGCACTCTACCGAGACGGTTTGACGCAGTTTGAGTTTAATAAGGCATACATTGCCCACATCATTGCTGACAAGCCTGGAGGGCCGCGTGGCGATCCAGTGCTGTCAGAGAAGCTGAAAAGCGATCTGAGCAACCTGATGTTACTCTGCGATGCGCATCATCGATTGGTGGACATTGCAGATGTTGAGGGGCACCCGGTAGATCGTCTCCGACACATGAAGGACGAGCACGAGAAACGCATCGAACTGGTGACATCTATCGCTCCCGACCGGCAGTCACATATCGTCTTGTACGGTGCACGTATCGGTGATCACGACGTGCCGCTCACTTTCCAGAAAGCAGCAGCTGCACTGGTTCCGGAACGTAGTCCCGCGAATCCCAGGCCCATAGAGCTGAGCCTTAACAATCGCAGTATCAGTGATGCTGAAAATCGCTACTGGGAAATGGAATCGGAACATCTGCGGCGGCAGTTCCAGACTGAGGTGAAGTCCCGGCTCAGGCCAGATGATATCCAGCATCTGTCGATCTTCGGGCTGGCGCCGATACCACTGCTGATCGAGCTTGGCAGGTTGCTTTCGGATATTCCAGCAACAGATGTGTTTCAGTTACATCGCGAACCGCCGGACTGGGGCTGGCAGAAAAACCCGGACGCTTTTAAATATGAAGTGGGCTGCGACGGTGATGAGACATCTCAGACGGTTGCCCTCATACTCGGGCTCAGTGCTGACGTCGTGCTGGATCGCGTCCGGCCGATTGTCGGTGAACAAGCGGCCTGCTGGACCATAACGCACAGCAACCCGGGCAACGACTTCCTTAAGTCTCGTGAGCAGCTCCAGCAATTCAGGGAGACGCTACGTTTTGTCTTCAATGAGATCAAGAAAAAACACGGCGAAGAAGCGGAACTTCATCTGTTTCCGGCAGTCCCCGTAGCTTGTGCAATAGAGGTCGGGCGCGTGTGGATGCCCAAAGCAGACCTACCGATCGAAGTCTACGACCAAAATCGGAGCACGGGGGGATTCAGTCGAGCACTTCGTATTTCCAATACCTAACTAAGCGGAGAAATTATGGCTGACAACCGTTTCCTCATTGTTAATACGCTCCTGCGGGAGATCGCCGAAGAACTCGACATTTCACCGTCGAAGTACAAGGAAGCGGTGGAACGATACACCAGTGTCGGTAACTGGCTGGAAGATGGCGAGTATCCAGCCGTTGTCGCCACACCGGTCATCTATCCCCAGGGATCGTTTCGGTTGGGGACGGTCGTAAAACCGCTGCGGGGCGGAGTTGAAGTAGAATACGACATCGATCTGGTGTGTAATTTGCCGGTGCGGGCGGGTGATACGTCGGCCCGGCAGGTGAAACATTCGGTGGGCGATCGCCTGAAAGAGCACGGCACCTACAAAAAACTCCTGACTAAGGAAGGACGCCGGTGCTGGACGCTGCTGTACGCGGAGGACGATGGAATCGGATTTCATCTAGATGTCCTGCCTTGTATTCCGAATCCGCACCAGTTGATCGGCACGGAACACGGCCTGAAGGCCGTCAGCCTCACAGACCGAAACGACGATGGAGCAGTATACGGCTGGGGGGCCACTAATCCTGCTGGTTACGCTGACTGGTTCTTCGGGCGACAGCGGCCGGTCTTTACCCAGGTGGCTGCGTTGAGGAAAACCGAACTTCAACGCCAGCACTCGCACATCTTCGCCAGCGTCGATGACGTTCCAGATCAGCTGGTGCGGACGCCTCTGCAAAGGGCGATTCAGATCCTGAAGCGACACCGAGACGTGCGCTTTTCGGGAGACGATCTTGAAGGTGACAAGCCGATTTCGATGATCATTACCACGCTGGCAGCCACCTGCTATGAACAAGAAACTGACGTTTTTTCAACGCTGGCCACATTTCTGGACCGGGTGCAGCGATACGCTGACACGGGAGTGATCAAATGCATTGACGAGCAGTGGTACATACCTAATCCGGTGAATCCAGATGAGAATTTTGCTGATCGCTGGAATGAAACCGGCAGTCGCAAACCTGATGCATTCTTCAAGTGGCTGCACTGGGTCCAAGAAGACATTGATGAGCTTCTCAACGCAGCTACTCCACTGGAACTGAGTGACAGATTGCAGAAGGCATTCGGTGCCTCTGCAGGCAGCCGGGTTGCAAATAAGTATTCAGGAGCGATGCCCGGGGCACACCAACAACCGCAATCTCTATTCGGTCGTGTTACCAGAGGGTTTCTGCGTTTTGATGTTGGGCACCGGCAGGCACCTCAATGGCATATCTCCAGTACGAAATACTCGGCTTCGGTTCAAGCTCGCTACACTCGACGGGGCTTCAGACCGACACCATTTGTCAGCAATTCCTCTCCGCTGCCTAAAGGTGTTGATTTGCGTTTCGAGGCCAACACGAATGTGCCGAAGCCATACAAAATGCATTGGCAGGTGGTTAATACTGGTGTAGAGGCTGCCAGAGCTGGCCAGTTGCGAGGCGACTTCTACGAGAGTAACAAGTCCGGGAAGCAGCGAACTGAGTCAACCAAATTCCCAGGGATGCATTGGGTGGAATGTTTCGTTGTCAAGAACGGTGTCTGTGTCGCGAGAAGCGGTGAATTCGTCGTCAATATTGAATGAGACATGCAGTACAGAATGTACAATCTGCTGGTATCAGGGGCAGCGACGTCCACGTTGCTGTGCCTGGATACCGCACAGGCACAGTGGCGGCAGCAGCCATAACGTTCAGGGATTTCGACCTGATCGGCCGTCGGAGAGTGGGCCGAATGTGTTCCAAGGCCTGGGATTGGTTGCACCAGCCAAAGTAAACAGGCGGATCACTCCGTATAAGCTGGATCCGCACAATGCAGGTTCTGGGGCTCATGTCGAGAGTCAAATAATCGTACAGTGATAAATACAGTCAACCATGCTATTAGTAAACCCAGAAACAACGACCGCGCAACGAGAACGTTATAGAGACTATGCAGTCCCATCGAAGCTAATACTGAAAATAGAATCAGAAACGTATATTCAAAGATGTCTGTTGGCGGTTTATGTGAATTATCGTCCGGATTTTCTATAAGATGATAAAAACAGGCTGCAGAAATTGTTGTCCAGCAGCCATGCAACATTGCCACTGAGAAGAATCGCAGCAAATAGATCGAGAGTGGCATTTCCTGGGGCTGATACATCTGGGAATGGTACATCACTCCTTCCACAATACCGAAGCCGAGCCCTGACAGGGCTCCCACAAACAGGCCTCTCTGCTTCCAGTCTCCTGCGGTAGATTTTGCCACGTACATTACAGGAATGAATTTCAATACTTCCTCGCATAAAGCGACACTCGAGAACATTGCAACAAAATGGTAAAAGAAAGGTAGGCTCGCTCCCAGATCATCTGGAGAGATCTGGTTGTAGCCATTTCCGATTAACCAGGTTAGACAGAGAAAAATTTTGAAACGCCCTCCGCCGGTCTTCATGACTTCCGAAAATGGAGTACCTGCATATTTGGTAGCCATCTCCTGGAAGAAAAAGAGCAACGGAATTGCAATGATGAATGTAAAAATGAAGGAACCGATCCCGATCCCGTAATCATTTTCCCCGGATTTAATCAATACAGAGAAGAGAATGCCACCGCAGATTGTCGCAATGATTGCAAGAAACCAGGGACTATCAGGAGTCGAGCCAAAGTTTGGTAGCAAAAACGGAACCATTATCATCAGGTATAAGATCCAGCCCGGGTTCATGTATTGTTTTAAATCCAGGATATTCTGGAGATAGGGTTCGAATGCGTCATTTGCTCCGTAGGCAAAATTGGGTGGAGGTTCTGATGAGTTGCTAGGCTGCCCCTCTGTATTTTCTGAGATTGATTTCCTTTCTCCCCTTGATTGAAGGGTTAACTTTTCCGGAGCCGAATTTGCCTGAACACTATCCGTGATGGAAGTAAGAGGAGGAGGTGGTGGAAGTCGTGATACGGCAACAGAAATAGCGTCTGCGAACACTTCCTTCCACTCTCTAAGTGGTTTCCACTCATTCCCACCAACTGGACAAGCAAGGTTATCCGGAAAGAGCTCAAGTGTCCTGATACGTTCGCGTACGATTTCAACGTCAAATGGTCCGTCTGGTATCTCGGCTTTTGCGATCCACCATTTGGGATCGACTGGTCCAACTGACATTACTCAAGTTCCTTTGTGGGCAGATAATCTAAAATGTGCTTTGGGCTTTTCCAGATGCATTTCTGGAAAGAAATCAAGAGCGTGTATTACTTGAGTAGATGTATATGGCTGCGATTATGATTAGCACAAAGACGATTCGACCTCCGGTCTCTCCGAAGATACTTTGAAGAAATCCAATGATCACACTTTTGATGTCGGAACTATTTTTGACAGGTTGTTCATTTGATTCTTTTGAAACTGAGGGCTTTTGAGGGGGAGATTTCTCTGTGGAAACTGGAGCGTTCGATTTGTCTGTCTGTGTGATATCATAGTTATAAATCGAATAATCTCGTTTCAGCGGGTTTTTATCTTTTGCAGTTGGAGATTTCTGTTCAATCTGTCGCTGCAGTTCATCAGTGATCCCCCTGTAAAAAGTCAACATCGACGTGGGGCCGTTATCCAGGGGTTGATTGTTGAAGTGTGTAATGATCCAGCTGTCAATTTTCCATTCATCCTTGACTTCTAATAAATGAAAATAACCATTCAGGGTGAAAGTACCACCAGCTTCGTCAGGCATCGTAGATCGGTAACCAACTAAATACCCACCGACATCGGGAGCAGCTTCAGCTTCGTCAGTCAGTTGAATGTATTCAATCTCTTCTTCGTCTTCCTGTGATTCTGGAAGTTGCTTGAGAAGAGTTTCGAGAAGCTCGAACTGCCGAATAATCGGCATCATGTTAGATGTGGTATATTGTTTTGCTTCATCGGGAGTATCAGCGGCCAGAAACTCACTACAGACATCCCGTGGACCAGTTGGAAGAAATGCAACGGCAAGTCCAGCCAGTTGAATCAGGGCCAACGGAGATCCGGCTAGACAGGGGACTAACCAGCTACCAGGGCTCTTATTAGTCTCCGTAATGGATTCAAACTGTTCCTGCTGTTTCTCAAGAAACAAGTACCA is a window from the Gimesia benthica genome containing:
- a CDS encoding DUF2188 domain-containing protein; this encodes MTKKDYHVVPQGEGWALKRENAQRASSLHSTQADAITAGKELAKKQQTELVIHRPNGQIRDSDSYGNDPVPPKDKKH
- a CDS encoding nucleotidyltransferase, giving the protein MADNRFLIVNTLLREIAEELDISPSKYKEAVERYTSVGNWLEDGEYPAVVATPVIYPQGSFRLGTVVKPLRGGVEVEYDIDLVCNLPVRAGDTSARQVKHSVGDRLKEHGTYKKLLTKEGRRCWTLLYAEDDGIGFHLDVLPCIPNPHQLIGTEHGLKAVSLTDRNDDGAVYGWGATNPAGYADWFFGRQRPVFTQVAALRKTELQRQHSHIFASVDDVPDQLVRTPLQRAIQILKRHRDVRFSGDDLEGDKPISMIITTLAATCYEQETDVFSTLATFLDRVQRYADTGVIKCIDEQWYIPNPVNPDENFADRWNETGSRKPDAFFKWLHWVQEDIDELLNAATPLELSDRLQKAFGASAGSRVANKYSGAMPGAHQQPQSLFGRVTRGFLRFDVGHRQAPQWHISSTKYSASVQARYTRRGFRPTPFVSNSSPLPKGVDLRFEANTNVPKPYKMHWQVVNTGVEAARAGQLRGDFYESNKSGKQRTESTKFPGMHWVECFVVKNGVCVARSGEFVVNIE
- a CDS encoding tyrosine-type recombinase/integrase, coding for MSTDVQNNSNQPYREKECQDPTPNDSLETARKSPSKSRKMVRSKLMGDHTHETRVGVNVHIYERDGKYLARGRFERRPFGETLGTDPQEAKSKLRELLHRLDSGTFVPPSDARKQILKTRRIPNLTLRELCDRFLIEKRKVCGEQTARTYYNRLSPYLDFSELARSLKRWPTALSLDRDFALESLEYLFNRKITRNGSANAPTKLMSSRHIKHCGDTLRMALNWACRADVRNLPPDFVNPITHELFEKSFSKDPLRDCVFPLERRIKLLKAMDDWQFMSLSILLVLPIRLEDVAGLLVSDVDFEKQQVHFGTRLGGSDFNKGKVDVQFPLPDELMPLLQTLVGERVEGPLFLNRKTCQGKTSRKYTFNSTPDLEQQYQDELAKLPKGKVRNSQDRKAAFRDFLNKAGGVTSAYVGKQLRQVIGKDEPGKPYDLRGSITQEMKEAGIPLLELRYLTEHTVNDIINVYSPLNPKQEIVKYYNKISPLLDAIKTRTEQLVTSKISACQSRSNPVQDTLPEGGQNV
- a CDS encoding helix-turn-helix domain-containing protein, translating into MEKSSQQNDLRSEESVMSLAHRIQMARKQAGLTLEQLASQAEVSKTYIWELENDQKGEKKPSADVLLRIANALKTTIAELLGLPTVQADDRNIEISKSLREFCEWMEKTDRKLSEEEIRDLAAMRFRGGQPKSRDDWDDLYRTLKRITKG
- a CDS encoding ImmA/IrrE family metallo-endopeptidase → MSPGRQNYHKHVQAIIDETGEEDPFEAVRVKARRVITDYVSLFGEQPPFNLKAIASVRGLHWSDDDPRFSPDSEIAPEADGRVVLRVSKSRPESRQRFSIGHEIGHTLFPEYQLAVRCRKGTERNWAAPEDLLETLCDVAASELMFPDPWFRDRIDSFELSAANIAELANYYIASRDATVRRLVELHPEPMAAVFFSWKLKPTEQRLVNRNRRQKPLFGEALRMPSPMLRVDYAILNDAFERVGTSHIPKNKSVPSVGPIHAASVSQTIQDGHCHLDLGTLHGRFRIHALPVFTSEEATGPDGASSIVAILRPL
- a CDS encoding SAVED domain-containing protein — translated: MSVTYIPDPTKLCLWGKAAGRCQYDGCNLALYRDGLTQFEFNKAYIAHIIADKPGGPRGDPVLSEKLKSDLSNLMLLCDAHHRLVDIADVEGHPVDRLRHMKDEHEKRIELVTSIAPDRQSHIVLYGARIGDHDVPLTFQKAAAALVPERSPANPRPIELSLNNRSISDAENRYWEMESEHLRRQFQTEVKSRLRPDDIQHLSIFGLAPIPLLIELGRLLSDIPATDVFQLHREPPDWGWQKNPDAFKYEVGCDGDETSQTVALILGLSADVVLDRVRPIVGEQAACWTITHSNPGNDFLKSREQLQQFRETLRFVFNEIKKKHGEEAELHLFPAVPVACAIEVGRVWMPKADLPIEVYDQNRSTGGFSRALRISNT
- a CDS encoding PrsW family glutamic-type intramembrane protease, with the translated sequence MSVGPVDPKWWIAKAEIPDGPFDVEIVRERIRTLELFPDNLACPVGGNEWKPLREWKEVFADAISVAVSRLPPPPPLTSITDSVQANSAPEKLTLQSRGERKSISENTEGQPSNSSEPPPNFAYGANDAFEPYLQNILDLKQYMNPGWILYLMIMVPFLLPNFGSTPDSPWFLAIIATICGGILFSVLIKSGENDYGIGIGSFIFTFIIAIPLLFFFQEMATKYAGTPFSEVMKTGGGRFKIFLCLTWLIGNGYNQISPDDLGASLPFFYHFVAMFSSVALCEEVLKFIPVMYVAKSTAGDWKQRGLFVGALSGLGFGIVEGVMYHSQMYQPQEMPLSIYLLRFFSVAMLHGCWTTISAACFYHLIENPDDNSHKPPTDIFEYTFLILFSVLASMGLHSLYNVLVARSLFLGLLIAWLTVFITVRLFDSRHEPQNLHCADPAYTE